A stretch of Caenibius tardaugens NBRC 16725 DNA encodes these proteins:
- a CDS encoding zinc-finger domain-containing protein: protein MIQPPETILVETHRVSCDGASAIRGGAGYRPAALGHPRVWLEIDEHGYVDCGYCDRRFVLQGGPADGVDQGTLPDISEGSSPQ, encoded by the coding sequence ATGATCCAACCGCCTGAAACCATCCTGGTCGAAACCCACCGCGTAAGCTGCGACGGCGCGTCCGCCATTCGCGGCGGTGCGGGATACCGTCCTGCCGCGCTTGGCCATCCCCGGGTCTGGCTCGAAATTGACGAACATGGCTATGTCGATTGCGGCTATTGCGACCGCCGGTTCGTGTTGCAGGGCGGCCCTGCCGATGGGGTCGATCAGGGCACGCTGCCCGATATTTCCGAAGGGTCTTCGCCCCAATAA